The Medicago truncatula cultivar Jemalong A17 chromosome 4, MtrunA17r5.0-ANR, whole genome shotgun sequence genome includes a region encoding these proteins:
- the LOC112421328 gene encoding putative nuclease HARBI1: MDPFDLEAYFQKRDAEDTYMVNRFIQRRKQIEEGSGSRSRKYLKRDHAGANQRLIDDYFANEPTYDDAMFRRRYRMQKHVFLRIVGDLSSSDNYFTQRVDAANKEGISPLAKCTTAMQMLAYGVAADAVDEYIKIGGTTALECLRRFCKGIIRLYEQVYLRAPTQDDLQRILHVSEMRGFPGMIGSIDCMHWEWKNCPKAWEGQFTRGDKGTTTVILEAVASHDLWIWHAFFGCPGTLNDINVLDRSPVFDDVEQGKTPRVNYFVNQRPYNMTYYLADGIYPSYPTFVKSIRLPQSEPDKLFAKHQESCRKDIERAFGVLQARFKIIREPTRLWDIADLGIIMRSCIILHNMIVEDERDTYAQRWTDFEQSEGSGSSTQQPYSTEVLPTFANHAHVELFFGQELGNISSYAPSGVPTEHTTSSLFVKA; the protein is encoded by the coding sequence ATGGATCCTTTTGATTTGGAAGCCTACTTCCAAAAACGTGATGCTGAAGACACGTATATGGTCAACCGATTTATTCAGCGTCGAAAACAAATAGAGGAAGGTAGTGGATCTCGtagtagaaaatatttaaagagaGATCATGCAGGGGCAAACCAAAGACTCATTGACGACTACTTTGCCAATGAGCCTACATATGACGATGCAATGTTTCGTCGTCGGTACCGGATGCAAAAACATGTCTTCCTTCGAATCGTTGGAGACCTTTCAAGTAGTGATAACTACTTCACCCAGCGAGTTGATGCCGCCAACAAAGAAGGTATATCACCGTTAGCAAAATGTACCACAGCAATGCAAATGTTAGCATATGGTGTGGCAGCAGATGCGGTAGATGAATACATAAAAATAGGAGGTACTACAGCATTGGAGTGCTTACGTAGATTCTGTAAAGGAATCATACGACTGTATGAGCAAGTGTATCTGAGAGCACCAACCCAAGATGACCTTCAAAGAATACTACATGTTAGTGAAATGCGGGGGTTCCCAGGGATGATCGGGAGTATTGACTGCATGCACTGGGAGtggaaaaattgtcctaaagcaTGGGAAGGTCAATTCACCAGGGGGGATAAGGGAACCACCACAGTTATTCTTGAAGCAGTTGCATCTCATGATCTATGGATCTGGCATGCCTTTTTTGGATGTCCGGGAACGTTGAACGATATAAACGTTCTAGACCGGTCACCAGTGTTCGATGATGTGGAACAGGGAAAGACTCCAAGGGTGAATTACTTTGTGAATCAACGTCCCTATAATATGACATACTATCTAGCTGATGGTATCTACCCTTCTTACCCAACTTTCGTCAAATCAATTAGGCTTCCTCAAAGTGAACCCGataagttatttgcaaaacatcaagaGAGCTGTCGGAAGGACATCGAACGTGCTTTTGGTgtgcttcaagctcgatttaaaatcatcCGTGAACCAACTCGCTTGTGGGACATAGCTGATTTGGGTATAATCATgaggtcatgcatcatattacataatatgattgttgaggatgaacgaGATACATATGCTCAACGTTGGACCGATTTTGAGCAATCTGAGGGAAGTGGATCTAGTACACAGCAACCATACTCGACTGAGGTGTTACCcacttttgcaaatcat